The proteins below are encoded in one region of Corvus cornix cornix isolate S_Up_H32 unplaced genomic scaffold, ASM73873v5 scaffold8, whole genome shotgun sequence:
- the TRPT1 gene encoding tRNA 2'-phosphotransferase 1 isoform X1, producing the protein MAAGEGASAAQRRRRRKEEEPGVRLSKALSYVLRHGAAAEGLPMGPDGFVEVGALLRLHRFAGVSEGDVRRVVATDPKGRFALRPDPLRVRANQGHSLPVPELELTPLRTPGALPPTLAHGTRRRLWGPIRAGGLRPMGRQHLHLAGGLPGDPGVRSGMRSDSEIAIIIDGPRALADGIPFFRSANGVILTPGDAQGRIPPKYFLRVLQLRPHRCELPLDGPWDEGGERPPDENLGGI; encoded by the exons ATGGCCGCCGGGGAGGGCGCGAGCGCCGcccagcggcggcggcggcggaaggaggag GAGCCCGGGGTGCGGCTGTCGAAGGCCCTGAGCTACGTCCTGCGCCACGGGGCCGCGGCCGAGGGGCTGCCCATGGGCCCGG ACGGCTTTGTCGAGGTGGGGGCTCTGCTGCGGCTGCATCGCTTCGCGGGGGTCTCGGAGGGGGACGTGCGCAGGGTGGTGGCCACTGACCCCAAGGGTCGCTTCGCCCTCCGGCCGGACCCCCTGAGGGTCAGGGCGAACCAGGGGCACTCCCTGCCG GTGCCGGAGCTGGAGCTGACCCCCCTGCGGACCCCCGGGGCGCTGCCCCCCACCCTCGCCCACGGCACCCGGCGGCGCCTGTGGGGCCCGATCCGGGCGGGGGGGCTGCGCCCCATGGGGCGCCAACACCTGCACCTGGCGGGGGGGCTGCCGGGGGACCCCGGGGTGCGCAGCG GGATGAGGTCGGACTCGGAGATCGCCATCATCATCGACGGCCCCCGAGCGCTGGCGG ATGGGATCCCCTTTTTCCGCTCGGCCAACGGGGTCATCCTGACGCCGGGGGACGCCCAGGGCCGGATCCCCCCCAAATATTTCCTGCGGGTTCTGCAGCTGCGGCCGCACC GGTGTGAACTGCCCCTGGACGGGCCCTGGGACGAGGGGGGGGAGAGACCCCCGGACGAGAACTTGGGGGGGATCTGA
- the LOC120412293 gene encoding putative nuclease HARBI1, with the protein MHVALRAPADNEPMFRNAANFHSINMQVVCDRHGAITNVVAKFPGSCPNAAVLENSALARLMEGSRPEGVWLLGDRTYPLKPWLLTPISGPRGAAELRYNALHARTLDPLRRTLGLLRRRFRCLAGGGLQYSPPKVCQIFLACCILHNIALRRRVPLEPPEGLPPAPGHPEPPPQPPPPPGPGSREGRAVRARVVQQVREGLG; encoded by the exons ATGCACGTGGCGCTGCGGGCGCCGGCCGACAACGAGCCCATGTTCCGCAACGCCGCCAACTTCCACTCCATCAACATGCAGGTGGTGTGCGACCGCCACGGAGCCATCACCAACGTCGTGGCCAAGTTCCCGGGGTCGTGCCCCAACGCCGCCGTCCTCGAGAACTCGGCCCTGGCGCGGCTCATGGAGGGCAGCAGGCCGGAGGGGGTCTGGCTGCTGG GGGACCGCACGTACCCGCTGAAGCCGTGGCTGCTGACGCCGATCTCGGGCCCGCGGGGCGCGGCCGAGCTGCGCTACAACGCGCTGCACGCGCGGACCCTCGACCCCCTGCGCCGCACGCTGGGGCTGCTGCGCCGCCGCTTCCGCTGCCTGGCGGGCGGGGGGCTCCAGTACAGCCCCCCCAAGGTCTGCCAGATCTTCCTGGCCTGCTGCATCCTGCACAACATCGCCCTGCGCCGCCGCGTCCCCCTCGAGCCCCCCGAGGggctcccgcccgccccgggaCACCCCGAGCCCCccccgcagccgccgcccccgcccgggCCGGGGTCCCGCGAGGGACGGGCGGTGCGGGCCAGGGTGGTGCAGCAGGTccgggaggggctgggctga
- the LOC120412297 gene encoding EH domain-binding protein 1-like protein 1, with translation MGIKERFEMRRGGGREGCGGRGVERPLPPLSNFPRGGGDGGGRVGIFFGGGVHGERLEAAAARGETRGQSSLRGHLGGAAARGGGGWTPDRVTVVWSRRHRRVCSKVAAGHPEPAAGNGRVGAARDPRGGRDPVPGPPCDPPVTPPAPPGPQAATFDDKSWNFLVLNESRGRRSVVAGAPLELGRLAGVGDTALSLSLRPRSPKVTAATLRLRLRGLVLLEGHPTDEDMQSVTSLSPPGDVADLGDFESDPEEEGGAHRAGVPPRAPRWPPPGGP, from the exons ATGGGGATAAAAGAGAGATTTGAGATGCGAAGG gggggggggagggaggggtgcGGGGGGAGGGGTGTAGAGCGTCCCCTCCCCCCTCTCTCCAATTTCCCCCGGGGTGGGGGGGACGGGGGGGGACGTGTCgggattttttttggggggggggtccATGGGGAGCGTTTGGAAGCGGCTGCAGCGCGCGGGGAAACGCGCGGCCAAAGTTCGCTTCGAGGCCACcttggaggagctgctgctcgaGGGGGGGGTGGATG GACCCCCGACAGAGTGACCGTGGTGTGGAGCCGGCGGCACCGCAGGGTCTGCTCCAag GTGGCAGCCGGGCATCCAGAACCCGCAGCGGGGAATGGTCGTGTGGGTGCTGCCCGAGACCCTCGAGGTGGTCGTGACCCTGTACCGG gacccccctgTGACCCTCCTGTgaccccccctgcccccccagGACCCCAGGCCGCCACCTTCGATGACAAATCCTGGAACTTCCTCGTGCTGAAC GAGTCGCGGGGCCGGCGCTCGGTGGTGGCCGGGGCCCCGCTGGAGCTGGGGCGGCTGGCGGGGGTCGGGGACACcgccctgtccctgtccctgcgCCCCAGGAGCCCCAAGGTGACGGCGGCGACGCTGCGGCTGCGGCTGCGCGGCCTCGTCCTGCTCGAGGGACACCCCAC GGACGAGGACATGCAGAGCGTCACCAGCCTGAGCCCCCCCGGGGACGTGGCCGACCTGGGCGACTTCGAGAGTGACCCCGAGGAGGAGGGGGGGGCGCACAGGGCAGGGGTGCCCCCCCGCGCCCCCAGGTGG CCCCCCCCCGGGGGTCCCTGA
- the TRPT1 gene encoding tRNA 2'-phosphotransferase 1 isoform X2, which produces MAAGEGASAAQRRRRRKEEEPGVRLSKALSYVLRHGAAAEGLPMGPDGFVEVPELELTPLRTPGALPPTLAHGTRRRLWGPIRAGGLRPMGRQHLHLAGGLPGDPGVRSGMRSDSEIAIIIDGPRALADGIPFFRSANGVILTPGDAQGRIPPKYFLRVLQLRPHRCELPLDGPWDEGGERPPDENLGGI; this is translated from the exons ATGGCCGCCGGGGAGGGCGCGAGCGCCGcccagcggcggcggcggcggaaggaggag GAGCCCGGGGTGCGGCTGTCGAAGGCCCTGAGCTACGTCCTGCGCCACGGGGCCGCGGCCGAGGGGCTGCCCATGGGCCCGG ACGGCTTTGTCGAG GTGCCGGAGCTGGAGCTGACCCCCCTGCGGACCCCCGGGGCGCTGCCCCCCACCCTCGCCCACGGCACCCGGCGGCGCCTGTGGGGCCCGATCCGGGCGGGGGGGCTGCGCCCCATGGGGCGCCAACACCTGCACCTGGCGGGGGGGCTGCCGGGGGACCCCGGGGTGCGCAGCG GGATGAGGTCGGACTCGGAGATCGCCATCATCATCGACGGCCCCCGAGCGCTGGCGG ATGGGATCCCCTTTTTCCGCTCGGCCAACGGGGTCATCCTGACGCCGGGGGACGCCCAGGGCCGGATCCCCCCCAAATATTTCCTGCGGGTTCTGCAGCTGCGGCCGCACC GGTGTGAACTGCCCCTGGACGGGCCCTGGGACGAGGGGGGGGAGAGACCCCCGGACGAGAACTTGGGGGGGATCTGA
- the CCS gene encoding LOW QUALITY PROTEIN: copper chaperone for superoxide dismutase (The sequence of the model RefSeq protein was modified relative to this genomic sequence to represent the inferred CDS: inserted 4 bases in 3 codons; deleted 1 base in 1 codon), whose amino-acid sequence MASPEAAGSSCRLEFAVQMSCQGCADAVRAALDAAPDVKLLELRPQEQSVLVETTVAAERVRELLENSGCRAVLKGMGGSPEAPPGGRRVAALGGPGGVRGLVRFLQLSPGRCLVDGAVSGLXPGPHGLHIHEFGDLSDPCNSCGGHFDPDGETHGGPQDQHRHAGDLGNIWRTXRGRARFRIEDTRLKVWDIIGRSVVVAEGEDDLGRGSHPLSRVTGNSGPGLACGVVARAAGLFQNXKRVCSCDGVTLWEERDRSHGTPPGTPSPHL is encoded by the exons ATGGCGTCGCCGGAGGCCGCCGGGAGCAGCTGCCGG CTGGAGTTCGCGGTGCAGatgagctgccagggctgtgccgATGCCGTGCGGGCAGCGCTGGACGCGGCCCCCG ACGtgaagctgctggagctgcGGCCCCAGGAGCAGTCGGTGCTGGTGGAGACGACGGTGGCGGCCGAGCGAGtgcgggagctgctggagaattCGGGGTGCAGGGCCGTGCTCAAGGGCATGGGGGGCTCCCCCGAGG CTCCCCCCGGGGGGCGGCGGGTGGCGGCGctggggggtcccgggggggtCCGGGGGCTG GTCCggttcctgcagctctcaccCGGCCGCTGCCTTGTGGACGGGGCCGTGTCCGGGC CCCCCGGCCCCCACGGGCTCCACATCCACGAATTCGGGGACCTCTCGGACCCCTGTAACAG CTGCGGGGGCCACTTCGACCCTGACGGGGAGACCCACGGGGGCCCCCAGGACCAGCACAGG CACGCCGGGGACCTGGGCAACATCTGGCGGAC CCGAGGGCGAGCGCGGTTCCGAATTGAGGACACGCGGCTGAAG GTCTGGGACATCATCGGCCGCTCCGTGGTGGTGGCCGAGGGCGAGGACGACCTGGGCCGGGGGTCGCACCCGCTGTCCCGCGTCACCGGCAACTCGGGGCCGGG gcTGGCCTGTGGCGTGGTGGCCCGCGCGGCCGGGCTCTTCCAGA CCAAACGCGTCTGTTCCTGCGACGGCGTCACCCTCTGGGAGGAGCGCGACCGGAGCCACGGGACCCCCCCGGGGACCCCCAGCCCCCACCTCTAg
- the LOC120412296 gene encoding proline-rich protein HaeIII subfamily 1-like: MESPDSLGVMTFLSQVRALLGTPPGTPRGPPRSRSGSSEGGPPEPPPDPPSGSIEEGTPPDPQSDLNEGGPRTTPQRPPRGPAAAPVRGGLKSPPRSREPPQRPNPGPPGAPNQPHRGGPQETPPEPPQLDTGQGGPAPDSPPLGPIEEEPPWTPPESPQLGPIEGGPPRPPHSAPAQRGPPRTPLRGGPPSSAPPRTPTLTQLSRGPPSSAPPAGAPSGSPNPAPSRGGPLRTPPQPLGVQPGPGPPGGVLGPPPPTPARGGRGGAPHTPPRSRSLPRLRQRDPPPKGDVGVAPVSPRCPPRSPRGGERG; encoded by the exons ATGGAGAGCCCGGACAGCCTGGGGGTCATGACCTTCCTCAGCCAGGTCCGGGCGCTCCTGGGGACCCCCCCGGGGACCCCCCGGGGACCCCCGCGCTCCCGGAGCGGCTCCAGCGAGGGGGGGCCCCCAGAGCCCCCCCCGGACCCCCCGAGCGGCTCCATCGAGGAGGGGACGCCCCCAGACCCCCAGAGTGACCTCAACGAGGGGGGGCCCCGAACGACCCCCCAGAGACCCCCCCGTGGCCCAGCAGCGGCTCCAGTGAGGGGGGGCCTCAAGAGCCCCCCCCGGAGCCGCGAACCCCCTCAGAGACCCAACCCGGGACCCCCCGGAGCCCCAAATCAGCCTCACCGAGGGGGGCCCCAAGAGACCCCCCCGGAGCCTCCCCAGCTGGACACCGGCCAGGGGGGGCCCGCCCCAGACTCCCCCCCCCTCGGCCCCATTGAGGAGGAGCCCCCCTGGACCCCCCCAGAGTCCCCCCAGCTCGGCCCCATCGAGGGGGGCCCCCCCCGTCCCCCCCACTCAGCTCCAGCCCAGAGGGGCCCCCCCAGGACCCCATTGAGGGGGGGTCCCCCCAGCTCGGCCCCCCCCCGGACCCCCACACTGACGCAGCTGAGCCGGGGCCCCCCCAGCTCGGCCCCCCCCGCAGGAGCCCCCTCAGGATCCCCCAACCCAGCTCCATCGAGGGGGGGCCCCCTCAGGACCCCCCCCCAGCCTTTGGGGGTGCAGCCGGGCCCGGGCCCCCCCGGGGGGGTTCTTGGCCCCCCCCCACCCACCCCGGCCCGCGGGGGTCGGGGGGGGGCTCCCCACACCCCCCCCCGCTCCAGGAGCCTCCCCCGCCTGCGGCAGCGGGACCCCCCCCCGAAG gGTGATGTCGGGGTcgcccccgtgtccccccggtGTCCCCCCCGGAGCCCCCGAGGAGGAGAGCGGGGGTAA
- the SCYL1 gene encoding N-terminal kinase-like protein has protein sequence MWLFSRDPVRDFPFELGPPDADPDADPLPDPAAPAPLWRLLRGRRKADGAPVSVFAHSLGPGGDPGATALARAGLKRLRSLRHPNILGYLDSLETEQCLYLVTEAVTPLRRHLRLHPPTGDSGEQEVAWGLQRLLTALAFLGVSGLVHHALGLDAVFVDPGGEWKLGGLERVAAASEGTPPRPPGDPPRPQDPPELSNPSRGQGEPWAGDMWRLGCLIWEVFNGPLPRPGALRSFGKLPPGLIPPFSELVAADPGARPGPGPLLERLQRPGAFLTCALVRTGLFLEHFQVRDPSERRTFLQELPPLLESLPGPFRRQKLLPRLLEALELGSADASALPPLLQVGEGPGPPEYQERIVPVLVRLFSSPERGLRLRLLQLLEEFIEFLPEATVDSQIFPHVAHGFLDSNPAIREQTVKSMVLLAPKLGEGRRGGELPRLLLRVQGGDALGPLRCNATLCLGRLAPHLPPQTRRRVLAPALARATRDPFPPARAAAVAAFAATHECYAPPEVAGRVLPPLCALTVDPHPGVRQQAFRAIRSFLDQLEAAAEAGGAQEGDPSSAATAPGGRGGARGGWGPPCPGLSPSPPEENPPEEPPLEDADGDLRVPLRAPPGRRQREQQRRRELEAKRRAGPRGPPKLGARKLD, from the exons aTGTGGCTCTTCTCCCGGGACCCGGTGCGGGATTTCCCCTTCGAGCTGGGCCCGCCCGATGCGGATCCCGACGCGGACCCGCTCCCGGACCCtgcggccccggccccgctctgGAGGCTGCTGCGGGGGCGCCGCAAG gcCGATGGGGCTCCGGTGTCGGTGTTCGCCCACAGCCTGGGCCCGGGGGGGGACCCCGGTGCCACCGCCCTGGCCCGCGCGGGGCTGAAGCGGCTCCGCAGCCTCCGACACCCCAACATCCTGGGGTACCTCGACAGCCTGGAG ACGGAGCAGTGCCTGTACCTGGTGACAGAGGCCGTGACCCCCCTGCGGCGGCACCTGCGGCTGCACCCCCCGACCGGGGACTCGGGCGAGCAGGAGGTGGCCTGGGGGCTGCAGCGGCTGCTG ACGGCGCTGGCGTTCCTGGGGGTCTCGGGGCTGGTGCACCACGCGCTGGGACTCGACGCCGTCTTCGTGGACCCCGGGGGCGAGTGGAAGCTCGGGGGGCTCGAGAGGGTGGCGGCCGCCAGCGAGGGGACCCCTCCCCGCCCCCCCGGTGACCCCCCCCGGCCCCAGGACCCCCCCGAGCTCAGCAACCCCTCCCGAGGGCAGGGGGAGCCCTG ggcaggggacatGTGGCGCCTGGGCTGCCTCATCTGGGAGGTCTTCAATGGACCCCTCCCCCGGCCGGGGGCCCTGCGCAGCTTCGGCAAG ctgccccccgGGCTCATCCCGCCCTTCTCGGAGCTGGTGGCGGCGGATCcgggggcccggccgggcccggggccgctccTGGAGCGGCTGCAGCGCCCGGGAGCCTTCCTGACCTGCGCCCTGGTGCGCACCGGGCTCTTCCTCGAGCACTTCCAG GTCCGGGACCCCTCGGAGCGCCGGAcattcctgcaggagctgcccccTCTCCTGGAGTCCCTCCCGGGGCCCTTCCGGAGGCAGAAGCTGCTCCCGAGGCTGCTCGaggccctggagctgggcagcGCTGATGCCAGCGCCCTGCCCcccctgctgcaggt TGGCGAAGGTCCTGGACCCCCCGAGTACCAGGAGCGAATCGTCCCCGTCCTCGTCCGGCTCTTCTCGTCCCCAGAGCGGGGCCTGCGCCTGCgcctgctgcagctg CTCGAGGAGTTCATCGAGTTCCTGCCCGAAGCCACGGTGGATTCCCAGATTTTCCCCCACGTCGCCCACGGGTTCCTCGACTCCAACCCGGCCATCCGCGAGCAGACGGTCAAG tccATGGTGCTGCTGGCGCCCAAGCTGGGGGAGGGGCGCAGGGGGGGGGAGCTGCCCCGGCTGCTGCTGCGGGTGCAGGGAGGGGACGCGCTGGGACCCCTGCGCTGCAACGCCACGCTGTGCCTGGGGCGCCTGGCCCCCCACCTGCCCCCCCAG ACCCGCCGGCGGGTTTTGGCCCCCGCCCTGGCCAGGGCCACCCGGGACCCCTTTCCCCCCGCCCGGGCCGCGGCCGTCGCCGCCTTCGCGGCCACCCACGAGTGCTACGCCCCCCCCGAGGTGGCGGGGCGGGTGCTGCCCCCCCTCTGCGCCCTCACCGTGGACCCCCACCCCGGCGTCCGGCAGCAG GCGTTCCGGGCCATTCGCAGCTTCTTGGACCAGCTGGAGGCGGCGGCCGAGGCCGGGGGGGCCCAGGAGGGGG ACCCCTCCAGCGCAGCCACAGCcccggggggccgggggggggcgcgggggggctGGGGGCCGCCGTGTCCTGGGCTGTCACCG agcccccccgAGGAGAACCCCCCCGAGGAGCCCCCCCTGGAAGACGCCGATGG TGACCTCCGTGTCCCCCTCAGGGCCCCCCCGGGCCGGCGGCAGCGGGAGCAGCAGCGGCGCCGGGAGCTCGAGGCCAAGCGCCGGGCGGGACCCCGGGGCCCCCCCAAATTGGGGGCGCGGAAACTCGACTGA
- the ZNRD2 gene encoding protein ZNRD2, translating into MALNGGADEAEARRERQDRASRAMGGLLLRGYRMLGSACPRCGTILLQDKEQRLLCVTCQDPEGPGGGHAAPPPPAPGPSTARGRPRLFGALPRTPRAPRIPRMPGGGAVGAARAALLQKLLWAAQELPRTASLEASAQLCGLVRACADALGGLQALDPPPARPSPPETLRPLPSPHPRSCSGISSGSQPPPPP; encoded by the exons ATGGCGCTGAACGGGG GCGCGGACGAGGCGGAGGCGCGGAGGGAGCGGCAGGACCGGGCGAGCCGGGCCATGGgggggctgctgctgcgggGCTACCGAATGCTGGGGAGCGCCTGCCCCCGCTGCGGG aCGATTCTGctgcaggacaaggagcagCGGCTGCTCTGTGTGACCTGCCAGGACCCGGAGGGGCCCGGCGGGGGGCACG ccgcgccccctccccccgcccccggcccgaGCACTGCGAGGGGGCGGCCGCGGCTTTTCGGGGCGCTGCCCCGgaccccccgagccccccgaATCCCCCGAATGCCCGGGGGGGGCGCGGtgggggcggcgcgggcggcgctgctgcagaagctgctctGGGCCGCGCAGGAGCTGCCCCGGACGGCGTCGCTCGAGGCCAGCGCGCAGCTCTGCGGGCTCGTGCGGGCCTGCGCCGACGCCCTGGGGGGGCTGCAGGCCCTGGACCCCCCCCCGGCACGGCCCAGCCCCCCCGAAACCCTGAgacccctcccctccccccatcCCCGGAGCTGCTCCGGAATCTCCTCTGGatcccaaccccccccccccccataa
- the LOC120412289 gene encoding LOW QUALITY PROTEIN: RNA-binding protein 4B-like (The sequence of the model RefSeq protein was modified relative to this genomic sequence to represent the inferred CDS: inserted 2 bases in 1 codon), translating to MYRGARRCSAARNCARQLDMADWLMPVLRRDAVWKEPEARKAKAEVTLTATGSAWLRPVRLCRSAPSSRHRAAMAARSRRQRRSACSSLSSRKEQRTRRVAMVKLFIGNLPREATEQEIRSLFEQYGKVLECDIIKNYGFVHIEDKTAAEDAIRNLHHHKLHGVCINVEASKNKSKASTKLHVGNISPACTNLELRAKFEEYGPVIECDIVKDYAFVHMERAEDAVEAIRGLDNTEFQGKRMRVQLSTSRLRTAPGMGDKSGCYRCGKEGHWSKECPVDRPGQVADFAEAYNEQYGAVRTPYTAGYGETVYYDEAYGGMADYYKRYRVRSYATASAYDAYAEQTMAQYSQYAQYSQVQSSAMAATTAMAGRIPTTLDAYDRALLPTPGAAAAVAAAAATXAAAAAASSTYYTRDRSPLRRTAAAASTVGEAYTYERGQLSPVSSVARASLYDMQRFERDPYGERARYSAF from the exons ATGTACCGGGGCGCCCGCCGCTGCAGCGCCGCCAGGAACTGCGCCAGGCAGTTGGACATGGCCGACTGGCTGATGCCCGTGCTGAGGCGCGACGCGGTCTGGAAGGAGCCCGAGGCCAGGAAGGCTAAAGCCGAGGTGACTTTGACGGCCACGGGCAGCGCGTGGCTGCGGCCAGTGAGGCTCTGCAGGTCGGCGCCGAGCTCCCGGCACAGAGCGGCGATGGCCGCCCGGTCCAGGCGGCAGCGCCGCAGCGCCTGCTCGTCGCTCAGCTCCAGGAAGGAGCAGCGCACCCG GCGGGTCGCGATGGTGAAGCTGTTCATCGGGAACCTGCCGCGGGAGGCGACGGAGCAGGAGATCCGCTCGCTGTTCGAGCAGTACGGGAAGGTGCTGGAGTGCGACATCATCAAGAACTACGGCTTCGTGCACATCGAGGACAAGACGGCGGCCGAGGACGCCATCCGCAACCTGCACCACCACAAGCTGCACGGCGTCTGCATCAACGTGGAGGCCAGCAAGAACAAGAGCAAGGCCTCCACCAAGCTGCACGTGGGCAACATCAGCCCCGCCTGCACCAACCTGGAGCTGCGCGCCAAGTTCGAGGAGTACGGCCCCGTCATCGAGTGCGACATCGTCAAGGACTACGCCTTCGTGCACATGGAGCGGGCCGAGGACGCCGTGGAGGCCATCCGGGGGCTGGACAACACCGAGTTCCAAG GCAAGCGGATGCGCGTGCAGCTGTCCACCAGCCGGCTGCGGACGGCGCCCGGGATGGGAGACAAGAGCGGCTGCTACCGCTGCGGGAAGGAGGGGCACTGGTCTAAGGAGTGCCCGGTCGATCGCCCGGGGCAAGTGGCGGACTTTGCCGAGGCCTATAACGAGCAGTACGGAGCCGTGCGCACTCCCTACACCGCGGGCTATGGGGAGACCGTGTATTACGATGAGGCCTACGGCGGGATGGCCGACTACTACAAGCGCTACCGCGTCCGCTCCTACGCCACGGCCTCGGCGTACGACGCCTACGCGGAGCAGACCATGGCCCAGTACTCCCAGTACGCCCAGTACTCCCAGGTCCAGTCCTCGGCCATGGCCGCCACCACGGCCATGGCCGGCCGCATCCCCACCACCTTAGACGCGTACGACCGAGCGCTGCTGCCCACCCCGGGCGCGGCGGCCGCcgtcgccgccgccgccgccac cgccgcggccgccgccgcgtCCTCCACGTATTACACCCGGGACAGGAGCCCCCTGCGCCGCACGGCCGCCGCGGCCAGCACCGTCGGAGAGGCGTACACGTACGAGCGTGGGCAGCTGTCGCCCGTCTCCTCGGTGGCCCGGGCGTCCCTCTACGACATGCAGCGCTTCGAGCGGGATCCCTACGGGGAGCGGGCGCGCTATTCCGCCTTCTGA
- the LOC120412305 gene encoding EH domain-binding protein 1-like protein 1, giving the protein MQQRNLLVRRQDQLQLLAQERDLERRFELLSRELRGLLGTEEWQKPPAQRQREQLLLEELVALVNRRDRLVRDRHRRETRAQEEDEELERSLDPRRRRFGRRETCGIC; this is encoded by the exons ATGCAGCAGCGGAATTTGCTGGTGCGGCGACAGgaccagctgcagctgct GGCCCAGGAGCGGGACCTGGAGCGTCGCTTTGAGCTGCTGAGCCGGGAACTGcgggggctgctggggacagagg AGTGGCAGAAGCCGCCGGCCCAGCGCCAGCGCGAGCAGCTCTTACTGGAGGAACTGGTGGCACTGGTGAACCGGCGGGACCGGCTCGTGCGGGACCGGCACCGCCGCGAGACCAG GGCgcaggaggaggatgaggagctggAGCGGAGCCTCGACCCCCGGCGGCGCCGCTTCGGCCGCAGGGAAACGTGCGGGATCTGCTGA